A window from Candidatus Nitrosotenuis uzonensis encodes these proteins:
- the trxB gene encoding thioredoxin-disulfide reductase — translation MMADAGSSVLVEKEFPKSERKKTSYDVIIIGAGPAGYTAGIYCSRAKYDTLILSGILPGGQLVNTTEVENYPGFENGIMGPDLMMTIRKQTERMGTTIIDDEVVNVDFRHKPFKILTASEEYDCRAVIIATGASPRKLGLEGEMTFGGRGVSYCATCDGPFFRNQELAVVGGGDSAIEEATFLTKFASKVHLVHRRDTLKASKIMQERAFANSKIQFHWDSEVVEIIGEQKVNGVTIKNLKNEQKTSLPVGGIFVAIGHTPNTKIFEKQVELDSQGYVVLKNHTRTSVEGVFAAGDVHDHRYRQAITAAGFGCMAAIDVDRYLTENK, via the coding sequence ATGATGGCAGATGCCGGAAGCTCTGTGCTCGTAGAAAAAGAGTTTCCAAAGTCAGAGAGAAAAAAGACAAGTTATGATGTGATAATAATCGGAGCAGGGCCTGCAGGCTACACAGCGGGCATTTACTGCTCAAGGGCAAAATACGATACCCTGATACTCTCAGGTATCCTGCCGGGAGGCCAGCTTGTCAACACCACTGAGGTTGAAAACTATCCGGGATTTGAGAACGGCATAATGGGGCCGGATCTTATGATGACTATAAGAAAGCAGACAGAACGGATGGGCACTACCATCATAGATGATGAAGTGGTTAATGTGGACTTTAGACACAAGCCGTTTAAGATACTTACAGCATCAGAAGAATACGATTGCAGAGCAGTCATCATTGCAACAGGGGCATCACCAAGGAAGCTTGGACTTGAAGGAGAGATGACTTTCGGCGGAAGAGGCGTCTCGTATTGTGCAACTTGTGACGGACCATTCTTCAGAAATCAAGAGCTTGCCGTAGTTGGCGGCGGCGACTCTGCAATAGAAGAAGCCACTTTTCTGACAAAATTTGCAAGCAAGGTACACCTAGTGCATAGACGCGATACTCTTAAGGCAAGCAAGATAATGCAAGAGAGGGCCTTTGCAAACTCCAAAATACAATTCCATTGGGACAGCGAAGTAGTTGAGATAATAGGAGAGCAAAAAGTCAACGGCGTAACAATCAAGAATTTGAAAAATGAACAGAAAACATCACTTCCAGTAGGCGGCATATTCGTTGCAATTGGACACACCCCCAACACCAAAATATTTGAAAAGCAAGTAGAGCTTGATTCGCAAGGATATGTGGTTCTAAAAAATCACACCAGAACCAGCGTCGAGGGAGTATTTGCTGCAGGTGATGTTCACGATCACAGATACAGACAGGCAATCACCGCTGCCGGCTTTGGCTGCATGGCAGCAATAGACGTTGACAGATACCTTACAGAGAACAAATAA
- a CDS encoding DUF6775 family putative metallopeptidase has translation MRISRIFLYDEPAVPQINLENLVTFLKRTFRVSVIRKESIFAHADRETARQLAAARVFNYRTPFEMHTPTDEEIKIEMQSFSNSASNDGIVLYDGFEFQKIIAGLVPEKESTIDNLHVVFTNKLTCTFDYNDYRYHGRALICANPSIISTTGIVEAPAKPKDYYIDMMKNYTQGLNVDSVKEKYHGQYLDYADERLETIVEGYCMQAIFYHITGEPFCDLLNCRLHNAHWQRDLLYSQIEFGKICSKHEDILRRWTALNDLNC, from the coding sequence GTGAGAATTTCCAGGATATTTCTTTACGACGAGCCTGCAGTACCCCAGATAAACCTAGAAAATCTTGTTACATTTCTTAAAAGAACATTCCGCGTAAGCGTCATCAGAAAAGAGAGTATTTTTGCACATGCGGACAGAGAAACCGCACGACAGCTTGCAGCTGCACGAGTATTCAACTATAGAACGCCTTTTGAGATGCATACCCCTACGGACGAGGAAATTAAAATTGAGATGCAGAGCTTCTCAAATTCTGCCAGCAATGATGGAATAGTCTTGTACGATGGATTTGAATTTCAAAAAATAATTGCAGGACTTGTTCCTGAGAAAGAGTCCACCATAGATAACTTGCATGTCGTATTTACAAACAAGCTTACTTGCACTTTTGATTACAATGACTACAGATACCACGGTAGAGCACTGATATGTGCAAATCCGTCTATCATATCAACTACTGGGATAGTAGAGGCCCCTGCAAAGCCAAAAGATTACTATATCGATATGATGAAAAACTACACGCAGGGCCTCAACGTAGACTCGGTAAAGGAAAAGTACCATGGACAGTATCTAGATTATGCTGATGAACGCCTTGAAACCATAGTAGAAGGTTACTGCATGCAGGCCATATTCTACCACATTACAGGCGAGCCATTCTGTGATCTTCTTAATTGTAGACTGCATAACGCGCACTGGCAAAGAGATCTGCTGTACTCGCAGATAGAGTTTGGCAAGATTTGCAGTAAACACGAGGACATTCTTAGGAGATGGACTGCCTTGAATGACTTAAATTGTTGA
- a CDS encoding sulfide-dependent adenosine diphosphate thiazole synthase: MQSASIKEQTKIFADVSEAEITRAIADEFFSVFNERITSDVIIIGAGPAGLTAGRELSLMGYKVLIIEQNNYLGGGYWLGGYMMNPVTVRAPAQKIWDELGVPYKKVSDGLYITAGPHAVSKLIAATCDAGVKFLNLTKFDDLILKYGRVSGLVVNWMPVSALPRNITCVDPVALESKMVIDASGHDSVAVKRLVDRKLVEWKGMNPMWVEDGEDKVVTHTGEVYPGLVIAGMSVTETHGLPRMGPTFGSMLFSGKRAAEITAAKLKELNRS; the protein is encoded by the coding sequence ATGCAAAGCGCCTCAATTAAAGAGCAAACGAAAATTTTTGCAGATGTAAGTGAGGCGGAGATAACTCGCGCTATTGCAGACGAGTTTTTCTCAGTATTCAATGAGAGAATAACATCAGATGTGATAATAATTGGCGCAGGGCCAGCTGGCCTTACTGCAGGAAGGGAGCTTTCCCTAATGGGATACAAGGTGCTCATCATAGAACAAAACAACTATCTCGGAGGAGGGTACTGGCTTGGAGGATACATGATGAATCCAGTGACTGTCAGAGCACCAGCCCAGAAGATTTGGGACGAGCTTGGAGTGCCATACAAAAAAGTATCAGACGGACTCTACATTACTGCTGGCCCTCATGCAGTATCCAAACTTATTGCCGCAACCTGTGATGCAGGAGTAAAGTTTCTCAATCTCACCAAGTTTGATGATCTCATACTAAAGTATGGCAGAGTTTCAGGTCTTGTGGTCAACTGGATGCCAGTTTCTGCGCTTCCAAGAAACATCACTTGTGTGGACCCAGTAGCACTGGAATCCAAGATGGTAATTGACGCATCAGGGCACGACTCTGTAGCAGTAAAAAGACTAGTTGACAGAAAGCTGGTAGAATGGAAAGGAATGAATCCGATGTGGGTAGAAGACGGCGAGGACAAAGTTGTAACTCACACAGGAGAAGTCTATCCAGGTCTGGTCATAGCAGGAATGTCAGTTACTGAAACCCACGGATTGCCAAGAATGGGTCCTACATTTGGCTCCATGCTGTTCTCAGGAAAGAGGGCTGCCGAAATTACTGCTGCAAAGCTAAAAGAGCTTAACAGAAGCTAA
- a CDS encoding nitrite/sulfite reductase, which yields MTDDYAMVRIKIPAGEIYPRQLEKIASLSEAFSIGSAHVSTRQNFQLHWVVLEDVSEIMAGLAEVGLTSREACGNTVRNVMCSPLAGTCNEEQFDATPYAMATAKFLLRNPLNQALPRKFKFNFTCCENHGMVRMTDVGLIPQIRIIDGKEQRGFKVFLGGGLGNKSFVGHQLEDFTPEEDLLYTSIATLRIFDRLGDRKNTARNRMRYLVDQIGWEQFKNLVLKERAIVRATQSVIVRLNVDTTPQKLLSPVRISGSDGKSVPDGFSRWKKSNTYKQKQDGYYCVAVTLEAGDITASQLRALADISREFSAEGCARTGFVQDVIIRWVQESDLRLLYSRLLEVGLANPGALTMVHPIGCSGTTSCNLALTNSHRLAKEIQRKFIEMRLDEDDDLRDSTIKISGCPNSCGQHEIATIGFFGGGGRNGKDMYPVYQLSLGGRSDEYTMLGTNVLRIPAKRVIPAILKIIETFKTDKREGETLKSWVHKIVTGQSDSKLKSVDDIKKILLPFTAAPPIESDKDFYADYGSDSSYHTRTGKGECAA from the coding sequence ATGACTGATGATTATGCGATGGTCAGAATAAAGATTCCAGCAGGCGAGATATATCCTAGACAGCTAGAGAAAATTGCAAGTCTTAGCGAAGCTTTCTCAATTGGAAGCGCACATGTCTCTACGAGGCAAAACTTTCAGCTACACTGGGTCGTACTTGAGGACGTATCGGAAATCATGGCAGGGCTTGCCGAGGTGGGCCTGACATCAAGGGAGGCATGTGGAAACACAGTACGCAATGTCATGTGTAGTCCGCTTGCCGGAACTTGCAACGAAGAGCAGTTTGACGCAACTCCATATGCTATGGCTACAGCAAAATTCCTCCTTAGGAATCCGCTAAACCAAGCACTGCCAAGAAAATTCAAGTTTAACTTTACGTGTTGTGAGAATCACGGAATGGTCAGGATGACCGACGTAGGCCTGATTCCACAAATAAGAATCATTGATGGCAAGGAGCAACGCGGATTCAAGGTATTTCTTGGCGGCGGCCTTGGAAACAAATCGTTTGTAGGTCACCAGCTCGAAGACTTTACACCGGAAGAAGATCTACTGTACACATCGATTGCCACACTCAGAATATTTGACAGATTGGGCGACAGGAAAAACACAGCGCGCAATAGAATGAGATATCTTGTAGATCAAATAGGTTGGGAACAATTCAAAAATCTGGTGTTAAAGGAAAGGGCCATAGTGCGTGCCACACAGTCAGTTATAGTACGACTCAATGTTGACACTACACCGCAAAAGCTACTATCGCCAGTTAGGATCAGCGGCTCTGATGGCAAATCAGTCCCAGACGGATTTTCAAGATGGAAAAAGAGTAACACGTACAAGCAAAAACAGGACGGTTACTATTGTGTCGCAGTAACACTTGAAGCAGGCGATATCACTGCAAGCCAGTTAAGGGCGTTAGCCGATATTTCGCGAGAGTTCTCAGCTGAAGGATGCGCAAGGACTGGATTCGTTCAAGATGTGATAATAAGATGGGTACAGGAATCAGATTTGCGGCTACTTTACTCCAGACTGCTGGAAGTAGGCCTTGCAAATCCCGGAGCGCTTACAATGGTTCATCCAATAGGGTGCTCTGGCACAACATCGTGCAATCTTGCACTCACGAACTCGCACCGCTTAGCCAAGGAAATACAAAGAAAGTTCATCGAGATGCGACTTGACGAGGACGACGATCTACGTGACTCTACAATCAAAATAAGCGGATGCCCAAACTCATGCGGACAGCACGAGATTGCCACAATAGGGTTCTTTGGTGGAGGCGGCAGAAACGGCAAGGACATGTATCCTGTATACCAGCTGTCGTTGGGAGGCAGGTCTGATGAATACACGATGCTTGGAACAAACGTACTGCGGATTCCTGCCAAAAGGGTGATTCCGGCAATTCTGAAAATAATAGAGACTTTCAAGACCGACAAGAGAGAAGGCGAGACACTAAAGTCTTGGGTTCACAAGATAGTGACAGGACAAAGTGACTCGAAGCTAAAGTCAGTAGATGATATTAAAAAAAT